The Perca fluviatilis chromosome 2, GENO_Pfluv_1.0, whole genome shotgun sequence genome includes a region encoding these proteins:
- the LOC120571154 gene encoding uncharacterized protein LOC120571154 — MLIVQFEDPNFGNELCNLTSMSDLPEERATLRIFQKHVPEPSNEQEPSNDDQISDSTLDTLDTASLPSTSSGDSTPRRSGCLPDPFVIPKFPTDIELKLKRGNDAYFKDGSLLEVPRSMSSDILDSLAEAIFAIKTHPTHGECAIVAKALVDKFPCLKEAGSTCGWYAWRYSIYFKVELSVHKRGRSASADTRRPKKAMRSEVNFLPEPPQNRSLEMLEQDRRNLESEMMKRNVDWKKVDALMDSTFSLRRKEIVGEEPLVKDLKARWSALFTQRQIEAEFRRIVSMNLKQPFLDRLDEFVPRFLRLYKQRLEKVKELQPFVESLDDDNSNQQKRAVVLLGLAHFLKEDPSQFFKICKPNEESEAVKGMNVGILVVTEEDPQRPVPKEMIDIALILEEHIVLRDLKDVPNAFVLLMGLLYVFNIHYPKGLKYMFEVIQKVIMNIGGDLCSSRVNGLRNKLMSKSL; from the exons ATGCTGATTGTGCAGTTTGAAGACCCAAATTTCGGAAATGAGTTGTGCAATTTGACCAGCATGTCCGACCTGCCAGAGGAGAGAGCTACTTTGAGGATTTTCCAGAAGCATGTCCCAGAGCCCTCAAATGAACAAGAACCCTCGAATGATGACCAGATCTCTGATTCCACACTGGACACACTGGACACTGCTAGCTTGCCATCAACCTCATCTGGAGATTCAACTCCCAGACGTAGTGGATGTTTGCCAGATCCCTTTGTCATCCCAAAGTTTCCCACTGACATAGAGTTGAAACTCAAGCGTGGCAATGATGCATATTTCAAAGATGGCTCTCTCTTAGAAGTGCCTAGATCTATGTCTAGTGACATTCTTGATAGCTTGGCAGAGGCAATATTTGCCATAAAGACCCACCCAACCCACGGAGAGTGTGCCATTGTTGCAAAAGCATTGGTGGACAAATTTCCATGCTTGAAAGAGGCTGGCTCAACATGTGGGTGGTATGCTTGGAGATACAGCATATACTTTAAAGTGGAGCTCTCTGTGCATAAAAGGGGGAGGTCAGCATCAGCGGATACCAGAAGACCAAAGAAGGCTATGAGGTCAGAGGTGAATTTTCTGCCTGAACCCCCTCAGAATAGAAGCCTTGAAATGCTTGAACAAGACAGACGCAATTTAGAGagtgaaatgatgaaaagaaaTGTCGACTGGAAGAAAGTTGATGCCCTTATGGACAGCACCTTTTCTTTGAGGAGAAAGGAGATCGTCGGGGAGGAGCCATTGGTCAAGGATCTCAAAGCCAGGTGGTCAGCTTTGTTCACACAGCGACAG ATTGAAGCAGAATTCAGGCGGATTGTCTCCATGAACCTGAAGCAGCCATTTCTTGACCGCCTAGATGAGTTCGTCCCCAGATTCCTGCGACTGTACAAACAGAGACTGGAGAAAGTGAAGGAACTTCAGCCTTTTGTTGAGTCTCTAGATGATGAT AACTCAAATCAACAGAAGAGAGCAGTTGTTCTCCTTGGCCTGGCCCATTTCCTGAAAGAGGATCCCTCCCAATTCTTCAAGATTTGTAAG CCAAACGAAGAGAGTGAGGCAGTGAAAGGAATGAACGTCGGAATCTTGGTGGTTACAGAGGAGGATCCTCAACGCCCTGTCCCCAAGGAGATGATTGATATTGCACTGATTCTGGAGGAGCATATCGTTCTTCGGGACCTGAAGGATGTGCCCAACGCATTCGTCCTGCTGATGGGTCTGCTCTACGTCTTCAACATCCATTACCCAAAAGGGCTCAAGTACATGTTCGAGGTAATACAAAAGGTGATAATGAACATTGGTGGAGACCTTTGCTCTTCAAGAGTTAATGGACTCCGGAACAAGCTCATGTCCAAGAGCCTGTGA